A single window of Agromyces aureus DNA harbors:
- a CDS encoding xylulokinase has translation MSTEPQSTPQGASQSSEADAARVAILEGRTSLGIELGSTRIKACLVDAEDPTRVLAVGSHEWENEFTADRRWSYSLDAVWSGLQASYADLVADVRRRYDATPQTFGAIGVSAMMHGYLAFDERGDLLVPFRTWRNTSTGAASAELSERFGVNIPLRWSIAHLHQAVLDAEAHVPDIRFVTTLAGYVHWKLTDRKVLGVGDASGMFPIDAATHDYDAALVASYDALVGDRLPKPLVELLPQSLEAGVPAGVLTAAGAALLDPTGGLQPGALLCPPEGDAGTGMVATNSVAPRTGNVSAGTSIFAMVVLERPLEHAHHELDLVTTPAGDPVAMVHCNNGASELAAWAGVFGQFAAASGTPIDSDAVFEALFAAALEGEADAGGLLAYNHLAGEPIAGLTEGRPLVVRTPDSRLTLPNFMRAQLYGVFGTLALGMRVLDGEGVELDRMFAHGGMFRTAGVAQRFLAGALDAPVAVGETASEGGAWGIAVLASYLTAASAHDGPTDLGTYLNDRVFADAGFTTADPDPADVAGFAAYLDRYRAGLAAEAAAVDAL, from the coding sequence ATGAGCACCGAACCCCAGAGCACCCCCCAGGGCGCGTCCCAGAGCAGCGAAGCGGATGCCGCGCGCGTCGCGATCCTCGAGGGCCGCACGTCGCTCGGCATCGAGCTCGGCTCGACCCGCATCAAGGCCTGCCTCGTGGATGCCGAAGACCCGACCCGCGTGCTCGCCGTCGGCAGCCACGAGTGGGAGAACGAGTTCACCGCTGACCGCCGATGGAGCTACTCGCTCGACGCCGTCTGGTCGGGCCTGCAGGCCTCGTACGCCGACCTCGTCGCCGACGTGCGACGCCGCTACGACGCCACGCCCCAGACGTTCGGCGCGATCGGCGTCTCGGCGATGATGCACGGCTACCTCGCGTTCGACGAGCGGGGCGACCTGCTCGTGCCGTTCCGCACCTGGCGCAACACCTCGACCGGTGCGGCCTCCGCCGAGCTCAGCGAGCGCTTCGGCGTCAACATCCCGCTGCGATGGTCGATCGCCCACCTGCACCAGGCGGTGCTCGACGCCGAGGCGCACGTTCCCGACATCCGCTTCGTGACGACCCTCGCGGGCTACGTGCACTGGAAGTTGACCGATCGCAAGGTGCTGGGCGTCGGCGACGCCTCGGGCATGTTTCCGATCGACGCCGCGACGCACGACTACGACGCCGCGCTCGTCGCCTCGTACGACGCACTCGTGGGCGATCGCCTGCCGAAGCCCCTCGTCGAGCTGCTGCCGCAGTCGCTCGAGGCGGGCGTTCCGGCCGGCGTGCTCACCGCGGCCGGCGCTGCCCTGCTCGACCCGACCGGCGGCCTGCAGCCGGGCGCCCTGCTCTGCCCGCCCGAGGGCGACGCCGGCACGGGCATGGTCGCGACGAACTCGGTCGCCCCGCGCACGGGCAACGTGAGCGCCGGCACGAGCATCTTCGCGATGGTCGTGCTCGAGCGTCCGCTCGAGCACGCGCACCACGAGCTCGACCTCGTGACCACGCCCGCGGGCGACCCGGTCGCGATGGTGCACTGCAACAACGGCGCCAGCGAGCTCGCGGCGTGGGCGGGCGTGTTCGGGCAGTTCGCCGCGGCATCCGGAACCCCGATCGATTCCGACGCCGTGTTCGAGGCGCTGTTCGCGGCCGCGCTCGAGGGCGAGGCCGACGCCGGCGGACTGCTGGCCTACAACCACCTCGCGGGCGAACCCATCGCGGGCCTCACCGAGGGCCGGCCGCTCGTCGTGCGCACGCCCGACAGCCGCCTCACGCTGCCGAACTTCATGCGCGCGCAGCTCTACGGCGTGTTCGGCACGCTCGCGCTCGGCATGCGCGTGCTCGACGGCGAGGGCGTCGAGCTCGATCGCATGTTCGCCCACGGTGGCATGTTCCGCACCGCCGGCGTCGCCCAGCGGTTCCTCGCGGGCGCGCTCGACGCGCCGGTCGCCGTCGGCGAGACCGCCTCGGAGGGCGGCGCCTGGGGCATCGCGGTGCTCGCGTCGTACCTCACGGCCGCGTCGGCGCACGACGGCCCGACCGACCTCGGCACCTACCTGAACGACCGCGTCTTCGCCGACGCCGGGTTCACGACAGCGGATCCCGACCCGGCGGATGTCGCCGGCTTCGCCGCCTACCTCGACCGCTACCGCGCCGGCCTCGCCGCCGAGGCTGCGGCCGTCGACGCACTCTGA
- the araA gene encoding L-arabinose isomerase → MTRTPLTTSLDQYEVWFLTGSQHLYGPETLAQVAEQSEAIAATLDAASDVPVKIVWLPVLTDSAAIKKVALEANAAPNVIGLVAWMHTFSPAKMWIAGLDALQKPLAHLHTQANVELPWADIDFDFMNLNQAAHGDREFGYIQTRLGVPRKTIVGHASDPVVQQQLGTWQRAAAGLAASRDLKLARFGDNMRYVAVTEGDKTEAELRLGVQVNTWGVNELAEAVAAASEAEIDELVAVYENEYDVVPELRKGAERHQSLRDGAAIEIGLRSFLEEGGFGAFTTSFEDLGELKQLPGLAVQRLMAEGYGFGAEGDWKTAILVRIANVMGAGLPGGASLMEDYTYDMTPGDELILGAHMLEVSPSLSSAKPTLEVHPLGIGGKDDPVRLVFTADPGPAVVVAMSDMRDRFRLTANVVENVAPRESLPNLPVGRAVWKPAPDFRTSAAAWLTAGAAHHTVMSTAVGIDVFRDFAEMAELELLVIDEDTTLPGFKHEVRWNQAYYRLAQGL, encoded by the coding sequence ATGACCCGCACGCCCCTCACCACCTCGCTCGACCAGTACGAGGTCTGGTTCCTCACCGGCAGCCAGCACCTCTACGGGCCCGAGACCCTCGCACAGGTCGCCGAGCAGTCGGAGGCCATCGCCGCGACGCTCGACGCGGCATCCGACGTGCCCGTGAAGATCGTCTGGCTGCCCGTGCTCACCGACTCGGCCGCGATCAAGAAGGTCGCGCTCGAGGCCAACGCCGCGCCGAACGTGATCGGCCTCGTCGCCTGGATGCACACGTTCAGCCCCGCGAAGATGTGGATCGCCGGCCTCGACGCCCTGCAGAAGCCGCTCGCGCACCTGCACACGCAGGCCAACGTCGAGCTGCCGTGGGCCGACATCGACTTCGACTTCATGAACCTGAACCAGGCCGCGCACGGCGACCGCGAGTTCGGCTACATCCAGACCCGCCTCGGCGTGCCCCGCAAGACGATCGTCGGCCACGCGAGCGACCCCGTCGTGCAGCAGCAGCTCGGCACCTGGCAGCGCGCCGCCGCCGGCCTGGCCGCGAGCCGCGACCTCAAGCTCGCCCGCTTCGGCGACAACATGCGCTACGTCGCCGTCACCGAGGGCGACAAGACCGAGGCCGAGCTTCGTCTCGGCGTGCAGGTCAACACGTGGGGCGTCAACGAGCTCGCCGAGGCGGTCGCCGCGGCATCCGAGGCCGAGATCGACGAGCTCGTGGCGGTCTACGAGAACGAGTACGACGTCGTGCCCGAGCTGCGCAAGGGCGCCGAGCGCCACCAGTCGCTGCGCGACGGCGCCGCGATCGAGATCGGCCTGCGCTCGTTCCTCGAGGAGGGCGGCTTCGGCGCCTTCACCACCTCGTTCGAGGACCTCGGCGAGCTGAAGCAGCTGCCCGGCCTCGCCGTGCAGCGCCTCATGGCCGAGGGCTACGGCTTCGGCGCCGAGGGCGACTGGAAGACCGCGATCCTCGTGCGCATCGCGAACGTCATGGGTGCCGGCCTGCCCGGCGGTGCGAGCCTCATGGAGGACTACACCTACGACATGACCCCCGGCGACGAGCTGATCCTCGGCGCGCACATGCTCGAGGTCTCGCCCTCGCTGTCGAGCGCGAAGCCCACGCTCGAGGTGCACCCGCTCGGCATCGGCGGCAAGGACGACCCCGTGCGCCTCGTCTTCACCGCCGACCCCGGCCCCGCCGTGGTCGTCGCGATGAGCGATATGCGCGACCGGTTCCGCCTCACCGCGAACGTCGTCGAGAACGTGGCGCCGCGCGAGTCGCTGCCGAACCTGCCCGTCGGCCGTGCCGTCTGGAAGCCCGCCCCCGACTTCCGCACCTCGGCCGCGGCCTGGCTCACGGCCGGCGCCGCGCACCACACGGTCATGTCGACCGCGGTCGGCATCGACGTGTTCCGCGACTTCGCCGAGATGGCGGAGCTCGAGCTGCTCGTCATCGACGAGGACACCACGCTGCCCGGGTTCAAGCACGAGGTGCGCTGGAACCAGGCGTACTACCGTCTCGCGCAGGGCCTGTAA